The genomic stretch CACCCGATCCTGACGCGCCGGGATAGCGCCTTCGCCCTGCGTCAGTACACGGAACTGCAGGCCGGTCTCGGTGCTGCTGACGCCGTCTTTGCCAGCGTTGGCTTCCAGAAAGCGCTGGCCTTCCGCCGCCTGCTCACGCTGACGCTCACGACGCACCGCATCCGCCCGCTCATGCACTTCACGCAACGCGCGATGTACCACATCAACCGGCACCACAGGCGCTTTTCCTTCCAGCGCATCGCACAGACCCGCTACCAGCGCATCGGGGATCAACCCCTCCAGACCAGATTCCTGCAGTTGTTGACCAATCTGCAGGCCAATGCCGTAGCTTGCCTGCGCTTCGACGCTGTCATAAGAAGGCGTTGTCATGAATGTTCCTTTAATCTGTAAAATACGAAAGCGCAGCATAGCAGCGAGTCGGTTGAGGGTAAAACGTTCTGTCGCGATCTCGCCGTGTTGCCGGCCGGCACAGCGTCAAACCGCTCATGTTTGCGGCGTCGGAACCCAATGACGATGACCTTAACTGGTTATCTGTCCTTGATTACCGATATAATTAAGCTGTTTCACCTTTATACGGTTCTAAGAGAGGTCACCATGGGCAGAATCGCGCCCAGGAGAAAGCAATCCACCTGGAATCACCTGACGCTATGGCAATCCTGCCAGAATTGGCTGGCCCAATGGCGTCGACGCAAGGAAATTCCCGGTGAACCGGAAGAAAGCGCAGACGAGACGGAGACGGTTACCCCGGACCCCGCTCCACGCCGCAGACATCGCAGACAGCAACCCTGGCTGCGAACGCTTTGGCATCTGCCGGATGATTTCAGCTGGATGGAACCGCTGCCCTATTTTCACCGTCGTTGTATTTTGATTTTGCTGTGTTTGCTGTTGCTGGTGCTGCTGTGGCCGGTGTCCCCCCCAGCCCCCGCGCCTTCCCGTCAGGTGGACGTGCCGCTCAGCTCGCAGACCGCGCCTATACAGGCGCAATTGGTGGCTCCTGCAGCCACCGCCAGCCAGACGCCGCGCCCGGCGACGTCTGGCGCCACCTGGCAATCCTATCAGATCGCGTCCGGCCAGACGCTGGCCCAGCTGTTTCGCGACAACAACCTTCCCGTCAACGATGTCTTCGCCATGGCGCAGGTGGAGGGGCAAAGCAAGCCGCTCAGCAATCTGCGGACCGGGCAGAAAGTCCAGCTGCAGCTCAATACGCAAGGAATGGTGAGCCAGCTTGAGATCGACACCCCGGACGGTCAGCAGGTGCAGTTCGTTCGCCAGCAGGACGGTTCCTTCATTCGCGTTCGCTAAGCGCAGCCTGTTCTATCAAAAAATCACGCAACACCACCGCATGATTCCGTTCCGTATCCCGGCTGCCATACAGCAGGGTTATCGGCTGCGACTGACGCAATAACGCCGCCAGCGGCTGCCACGCAGTGTGCTGACTCAGCTCCGCGCGGTACATCCCGACGAATGTTTCCCACTCTACTGGGTTAGCATGATACCAGCGGCGCAATTCATGACTGGGTGCGACGTCTTTAAGCCAGACGACGTCGGGTAGACGGATTTTGGCGATGCCGCGCGGCCACAGCCGATCGACCAGAAACGTGGGGGAAGAAAAAGGAGGCTGCGCATCATAGACACGCATCAATTGGACCAGCTCGCTCATCTCGTATGTCGTTCAGTGATACACACGTTGATGATAGGCCGCTTTGACCGACTTACCAATGCAAAACGCTGGCACAAGGCCAGCGTTTTACCTGTTGTGGTCAACCGAAGTAAAAATTACTCGGCAACAACCACGACGTTCAGCTTGGCGAATACGTCGCTGTGCAGCTGGAAGCTTACTTCGTGCTCACCCAGCGTGCGCAGAACGCCGTTCGGCAGGCGAACTTCGCTCTTGGCAACATCAACACCAGCAGCGGTGACCGCGTCAGCGATGTCGCGAGTACCGATGGAACCGAACAGTTTGCCTTCGTCACCCGCTTTAGATGCGATGGTCACGGAAGCCAGCGCGTTGACTTTCTCAGCGCGGGCTTCAGCAGCAGCCAGAACGTCAGCCAGTTTGGCTTCCAGTTCAGCGCGGCGGGCTTCGAAAAACTCAACGTTTTTCTTGGTTGCCGGCACAGCTTTGCCCTGCGGAACCAGGAAGTTACGAGCGTAGCCCGCTTTAACGTTAACCTGATCACCCAGGCTGCCCAGGTTTGCTACTTTATCCAGCAGAATAACTTGCATTACCTTATCCTCTCAAAGTCTCGTTAATGGACAGTGGCCGATTACTGATGACGATCAGTGTACGGCAACAAAGACAGGTAGCGCGCACGCTTGATAGCGCGGGCCAGTTGACGCTGGTATTTTGCACGGGTGCCGGTGATGCGGCTCGGTACAATTTTACCACTTTCAGTGATGTAGTTTTTCAGCGTTGCGATGTCTTTATAGTCAATCTCTTGAACGCCTTCCGCGGTGAAACGGCAGAACTTGCGACGACGGAAATAACGTGCCATTTGGCTAGTCTCCAGAATCAATCAATTCAATCTGCTCGGCATGCAGCACCACTTTGCTCAGGCCATTGCGCCCTTGATGGCAACTAATGAACCCCTGAACCCTGAGTTGCATACCGACCGTTATACTGTGGGTAAATGCCTGTGACGGGTGTCCGCTGACAATCACGGGCATACGGCACCATGCTTGTCGGCTGAGTCCGGCTTCTTCCTGCACTGAGCGGTGCTCAAGCACAAACTGACAGTGAGGAATACCCGACGGACTGACTTTTCGAATGGGCGTCTTGCACACCGTGCCCGACAGCTCCAGTCGATTCACCGTCACCACAACAATTACTCTTCAGAATCCCCAACTTCAGCATCATCATCGGCTTCAGCGTATTCGTCACGACGCTCACGGCGTTCGTCTTTCGCTTTAACCATCGGAGATGCTTCAGTTACCGCGTGCTTAACGCGCATAACCATGCTGCGGATAACGGCGTCGTTGAAGCGGAAGTTAGTTTCCAGCTCATCGATCACTTCCTGCGGGGCTTCAACGTTCAGCAGAACGTAGTGAGCTTTGTGCAGTTTGTTGATCGGGTAAGCCAGCTGACGACGGCCCCAGTCTTCCAGACGGTGGATCTTGCCTTCCGCTGCTGTGATAGCACCGGTGTAACGCTCGATCATGCCCGGAACCTGTTCACTCTGGTCAGGATGAACCATAAAAACGATTTCGTAATGACGCATCGAATTGCTCCTTACGGATTATTCAGCCTCCTGTCAGGGTCAGCCGCGGCCCATGGAAGCAAGGAACGTGTTGTGTGTACGGCTGAAAAAATGACGCGCAATTGTACTGACTGCCACGCGGGAAAACAAGCCATATCGCTGATTTCCATCATGAGGGGGCTGGGTCAGGAGAAATAGCCCGCCGCTGGCGGGCCATAGACGGGTAAATCAAAGCGAGCGCGAGAAGAAATCCGCGCCGGCCTGCAGGGCGGTCGGGGTGATCTTGTGGCCGATGCCGGCCTCGGTCAGGTAAGTCAGATGCTGGTGGGACTGGCGAGCGGTTAACTCCCGGTACAGCCGTTCGCTCTCCTGCGCCGGCACCAGCTCATCCGCCAGACCGTGCCAGAGCAGCAGCGGCCGGTCGGAAACCTTGTCCAGTTGATGACGCACATCAAAGGGCGCGACGCGATCAGCCAGCGCCTGCAACTGCGCCTGCGCGCCCGGCTCTTCCGGCGCGACCGGCGGAAACAGCGTCTGCGACAGCGATGAAAAGTATCCGGAGCCCATAAAACAGGCCACAGCCCGCAGCCAGGGATATTGCGTCATCGCAGCCAGCGCGGTCATTCCCCCCATTGATGCGCCGCAAATCCCGACCCGATCCCCGTCAATCAGCCCCTGCTCCCGACACCAGTCCAGATGGAGCGGCAATTCACTGACATTATTCAGGAAAATATCCCAGAAACAGCGCCAGCGACGCGCTTCATCGCCGTCAAACCGCGCGCCATGCATCAACGCATCCGGCGCGATGACGCGGAACCCGGCCTTCGCCAGCGCGTAGGCAAAATACGCGTAGACTTCCTTCGACGAGGTATAGCCATGAAAGAAGAAAATGGTTGGCAACGGCCGCGTTCGGCTGCCGGATGGAAAGGCATGCAACACCTCTATCCCTGAAACATTCTCACTTCCCATTTCTACCATCCTTGCCTCCATTCCTTCGTTGATTGACAGGTAAAACCGTAAAAAACGCCTACAATTATTCTGTATATCATTTAACCATCAACAACAATCGACACATAGAAAAATAGATCGCAATGATCTTGATCAAATTAGTTACAAAAGCACCAGTTAGTGTAAAATTTCGCACTTTTTTGCCGTTAACGGCATTAACCACCCCTAATAACGTCTCACAATAAAGAGAATTATCATGCAGCTTGCTTTTAGACGCTGGAGCCTCGGTGTCAAACTTTCAGTTATCGCCTCCCTGAGTGTGGCCGTGCTGTTTATCGCATTCAGCCTCAGCCTGACACGTTCGGCCGGTGAAAAACTGGAATCATTGACAATGCATGACATGGAAAGTCAGGTTACGGGTATTACAGATATGATAGCCATGTACGACACCAGCCTGCAGGCCAGCGTCGACAGCTATACCAATCTGTTTGCCAGCTTTCTTCCTTCTCGTTTTACCGTGGACAATCAGGCGCGTCTGCCCATCAGCGGCACGACCGCGCCGACCCTGAAATCCGGCGATACCGTCCTCAACATGAACACCGCCGTCACCGACGACTTTCTCAACCGTACCGGCGCTATTTCCACCATTTTCGTGCGCGACGGCGACGACTTCGTGCGTATCACCACCTCGCTGAAAAAGGAAGACGGCTCGCGCGCCATCGGCACCAAACTGGATCGCGCCAGCCCGGCATTCGCGCCCGTCTCCGGCAACAAGTCCTTCAGCGGCCTGGCGGTACTGTTCGGCAAGCAATATATCACCCAGTACAAACCGGTCACCGACGCCAGCGGCAGCGTGATCGCCATTTTGTTCGTGGGGATTGATATCAGCAAAGAATTTGCCCAGATGCAAAAACGCATTCTGGATAAGCGTATCGGCGATACCGGCCACTTTATCGTGCTCAGCAAGGCAGGCGCGACGGCCGGCACCTATCTGGTGCACCCGTCGCTGGCCGGGCAAAAACCGGACTGGTCTGGCGATGCTCTGCAGCAGGTGCTGAAAAACGACGGCGGCAGGCTGGAATACGCTGATAACAGCCTGAGCGGCGATGACCGTACCCAGGTGATGGTATATCGCAGCGTGCCGCAGTGGAAATGGGTCGTCATCGGCACCATCAGCAAGGCCAGCCTGCTGGCGGAAATCAACACGATCCGCAATCTGTTTCTGGGCGGCGGCATCGCGCTGGTGGTGCTGTTCGCCGTGTTCTTTGTCTACCTTACCCGTCGCTGGCTGAGCCGGCCGCTGGAGGAAGTGGTTAAAGTGGCGGAGCAGTTCGCGGCCGGTAACCTGCAGGCGACGCTGACCACCGACAGCCAGGATGAAGTCGGCCGTCTGGTGGACGCCATCAACGGTATGGGCCACGGCCTGACCCGCCTGGTGTCTCAGGTGCGCGACGCCGCGGAAGAGATCGCCGCCGGTACTGACGCGCTGGCCGAAGACAGCGGCAACATCAGCGAGCAGATTTCCCGTCAGGCCAGCAGCGTGGAAGAAACCTCGGCCACGATGGAACAGTTGTCCTCGACGGTGAAACAGAATGCCGACAACGTCTCCGCCGCTAAAGGGCTGGCGGCGGAAAGCGCCAGCGCCGCGCAGAACGGCAGCATCACGGTGACGGACTCGGTGGAAACCATGAGCGAAATCAAACGCTCGTCGCAGAAGATCGCCGACATTACCACCACCATCCAGTCGATCGCCTTCCAGACCAATATTCTGGCGCTCAACGCGGCGGTGGAAGCCTCACGCGCCGGCGAGCACGGCAAGGGCTTCGCCGTGGTTGCCGCCGAAGTGCGTTCGCTGGCCCAACGCAGCTCTTCAGCGGTGAAGGAAATCGAAGCGCTGATTGCCGAATCGCTGCATCAAATCGAAACCGGCTACCGTTTCTCGGAAAAAACCCGTTCGGTGATGGACGATCTGCTGCATCGCATCCAGCAGGTCAGCACTATCGTCAACGACATTGATATCGCCTCGCGCGAGCAGTCGCTGGGCATTGAACAGGTTAACGTGGCCATCAACCAGATTGGGCAGGCCATCAACCAGAACGCTTCGCTGGTGCAGAATTCGGAAAGCACCGCGCAGGGACTACGCGAAAAAGGCCATCATCTGAGCGATGTGGTCAGCGTGTTCCGCATCCACTCCTGATCGCTTCATTACCTCTGCCGGCTACCGGCAGAGGTCCGCTTAGGCGGGTTATCCTCCGTTACACGCCGGCGGTATCCCTGTCTGCCTCAAGGGGTTACACTATATCCACCCAGTACCGGACTGACCGGAACACCACCAATGACACGCCCATCATGGCTATTCAGCGTTACGCCGTTGAACCGAGTGTTGCTGAGCACCCTGTTGTCGATGCTGATCAGCGGTTGCACGTTGCTGGCCGGTAAGCCGGTCCCGCCGCCGCCGCCCGCGGAACAGGCGGCCGAAATATCCAGAGAACAGAGCTATCTGCTGGAAAAAACCGGTTCAGTTTCGGTCGATGTACGCGGCAGTCTGGATGATGCGGTACGGGAAATACAGCGTCAGGCCAACGCTCGCGGCATGCCTTACTACCGGGTGGTCAGCCTGACGGAAAACGAACATGTGCGACGGGATAGCTGGCACGGCTATGCAATCTTCTACCGCCCGCCTGCCGCCGCCCGCCCCTGAACCAACCAGGCCAATCAGCGCCCCAAAAAGATTGAGAGGATAAGGATGAAAACAAAGATTGCCGCCATCGCCCTGTTACTGCTGACAACCGGCGTTAGCGGCGTGGCTGCGGCCTCGGAATACCCGTGCCGCAGCCCGGAATGGAATGTCTGGGTTGAAATGCAGGTGAATACCCGCGGACAGTTGGGCGATGTGGAAGTCGGTTCGCTGGTGTGGCAGCAGGCGGTAGAAAGCCGACTGCCTGCGACCTCCTGGCCATCGCGCAATTCCGTGCTGTGGTGCGCGGCCGTAGAACAGAAACTCGCCAGCCTGAAAAAATAACGCCCATCCTGAAGTGGATAGCAACAGGGCAACCTATCGCGGTTGCCCTGCCTGTCGGGAATCTTGTCTGACGCCCGTTCTCTTTTAGCGCGCCTGCGCCATGATTACGCCGAGCGCTGACGTACCGCCTCAAACAGGCAGATTCCGGTGGCGACCGACACGTTCAGCGACGACACGCTGCCCGCCATTGGAATGCTGATCAGTTCATCGCAGTGTTCGCGGGTCAGGCGACGCATCCCTTCCCCTTCCGCACCCATCACCAGCGCCAGCGGGCCGGTAAGTTTGCTCTGATACAGGGTGTGGTCCGCTTCGCCCGCCGTACCAACGATCCAGACGTTCTGCTCCTGCAGGAAACGCAGCGTGCGCGCCAGATTGGTCACACGAATCAGCGGTACGGTTTCCGCCGCGCCGCAGGCGACCTTTTTCGCGGTAGCGTTGAGTTGGGCAGACCGATCGCGCGGCACAATCACCGCGTGAACGCCCGCCGCATCGGCGCTGCGCAGGCAGGCTCCCAGGTTGTGCGGGTCGGTTACGCCATCCAATACCAGCAGGAACGGGGTATCCAGCGACGCCAGCAGCCCCGGCAGGTCGTTTTCCTGATACTGACGCCCCTCTTTCACCCGGGCGACAATGCCCTGATGCACCGCGCCTTCCACTTTGTCGTCCAGCCACTGGCGGTTAGCGACCTGTACCGTGATGCCGCTGGCTTCCAGCTCGGCGATCAACGGCTGCAGGCGGCGATCCTCACGCCCTTTAAGGGTGAACACTTCCAGAAAACGTTGGGGGTCTTGCTCCAGCAGCGCTTTCACCGCATGGATGCCGTAAATAATTTCGCTCATTACAACTCTTCAATAGTACGCTTCAAACAGGTTAACGGGGCAGCCGGCCCGGCTGCCCATGATACAGGTGCGATGGTCAGCCGACTTCCGTTATTCCGCCGGCGCCTTCTTTTTGCTGGCGCGTTTGGCGCGAGTGGCGGCAGCAATTTTACGCGTTTTTTCAGCGTTCTTTTGCGATTTAGCCGTCTTCTTCCTGCCGCCGGTTTTCGCTTTATCTTTATCCTTGCCCTTGCCGGCAGGCTGACGCTTGCCGTCACCGTCGCTGCGGAATGCGCTATCCGGCTCAAAGTTGGCGCGCTGCCCGGTACGACGACGACGCGGCGGTTTTGCGTCCGCTTCGCCGCCTTTCTTCGCCCGATCGCGCGCGGTTTTGCCTTCGCCGCGCACCTTACGGGTGGAAGACACCAGTGCGAAATCGATCTTGCGTTCATCCATATGCACGGCTTCAACGCGGATCTGCACTTCATCCCCCAGTCGGTACGTCTGACCACGGGATTCGCCGATCAAGCGCTGGCCGACATTGTCATAACGATAGTAGTCGTTATCCAGCGTGGAAACGTGAACCAGACCGTCGATAAACAGGTCGTTGAGGCGCACAAAGAAACCGAAACCGGTGACGCTGGAGATAATGCCGGTGAAGGCTTCACCGACATGATCCTGCATGAAGTCGCACTTCAGCCAGTCAGCCACGTCGCGCGTGGCTTCATCGGCCCGGCGTTCGGTCATCGAACAGTGTTCGCCCAGTTGCAGCATCTCGTTGAAATCCGAGTGCCAGCCGCCGCTGTGAGTCCAGCGCGCCTTACGGTCGCTGAGCAGGTACTTGATGGCGCGATGCAGCGACAGATCCGGGTAACGCCGAATCGGCGAGGTGAAATGCGCGTACGAAGTCAGCGCCAGGCCAAAGTGGCCGCGGTTTTCCGGGTCATACACCGCCTGTTTCATCGAACGCAGCAGCATGGTTTGCAGCATTTCGTGGTCCGGCCTGTCGGCGATGGAATCCATCAGTTCGGCGTAATCTTTCGGCTGCGGCTTCATGCCGCCTTTCAGCGTCAGCCCCAGTTCGCCAAGCACGCTGCGCAGCGCCAGCACGTGATCCTCGCTGGGTTGGTCATGCACGCGGAACAGCGCCGGCTCTTCGCTCTTCTCGACAAACTTCGCCGCCGAGATGTTGGCCAGAATCATGCACTCTTCAATCAGCTTGTGCGCGTCGTTGCGCACCACCGCTTCCACCCGCTCAATGCGGCGTTCGGCGTTAAAAATGAATTTGGCTTCTTCGGTTTCGAAAGCGATGCCGCCGCGCACCTCGCGGGCATGCTCCAGCACCTTGTACATCCGGTGCAGCTCTTCCAGCGGCGCCACCAGCGGCTGGTAATGCTCACGCAATGCCTCGTCGCCCTGCAGGATGCTCCACACCTTGGTATAAGTGAGACGGGCGTGAGAACTCATCACCGCCTCATAGAATTTATAGCCGGACAGTTTCCCCTGGGTGGAAACCGTCATTTCGCACACCATACACAGGCGGTCCACCTGCGGGTTGAGCGAACACAGCCCATTGGAAAGAACTTCCGGCAGCATCGGCACCACCTGCGACGGGAAGTAAACCGAAGTGCCGCGCGCACGGGCTTCATGGTCCAACGCCGTGCCGGGGCGTACGTAGTAGCTGACGTCGGCGATCGCCACCCACAGCCGCCAGCCGCCGCCGCGTTTCTTCTCGCAGTACACCGCATCGTCAAAATCGCGCGCGTCTTCGCCGTCGATGGTCACCAGCGGCAGGGAACGCAGATCCACCCGGCCTTTCTTGGCGTTTTCCGGCACCTCGTCCGTCAGGTCGCCCACCTGCTCTTCCACCTTGGGCGGCCAGCTGTGCGGAATTTCATGGGTACGCAGCGCGATATCCACCGCCAGCCCGGTGCCCATGTTGTCGCCGAGGATTTCCACGATCTTGCCGATAGCCTTGGTACGGCGAGTGGCGCGCTGGGTCAGTTCCACCACCACCACGGAGCCCATGCGGGCGCCGGCGATAAATTCCGGCGGGATCAGGATGTCGAAGCTCAGCCGGCTGTCGTCCGGCACCACGAAGCCGGTACCGGCCTCGGTGAAGTAACGTCCGACGATCTGGCTGGTGCGGGGCTCCAGAATACGCACGATGCGCCCTTCGCGGCGCCCTCTGCGGTCTTCGCCCAACGGCTGGGCCAGCACCACATCGCCGTGGATCACCGTCTTCATCTGTTCGGCGGAGAGGTAAAGATCGTCTTTGCGCCCTTCCACCCGCAGGAAGCCGTAGCCATCGCGGTGGCCGAGCACCGTGCCGCGCAGCAGATCCAGTTTTTCCGGCAGCGCGTAGCACTGGCGGCGGGTGAACACCAGTTGACCGTCGCGCTCCATAGCGCGCAGCCGGCGACGCAACGCTTCCAGTTGTTCATCATTGGTCAGTTGCAGGTCGGCGGCCAGTTCCTCACGGCTGATGGGGGTGTCCCGTTTTGCCAGATGCTCAAGAATGTACTCGCGGCTGGGGATGGGGAATTCGTATTTTTCTGCTTCACGTTCCAGAAACGGATCTTGTGACATTGCGGTTCCTCCGTTGTCATCAGCAGGCGGCTGAACAGGCTTATTCAACCAGAAGTAATTTATAGAGGGGCGGGTTTTCTTCCACCATATCGGCGAGCGTGTAATTATCCAGTTCTTTCAGGAAATTCTGTACAGCCTGCTGCAGCACCTGCTTCAGGCGGCAGGCGGAGGTGATATGACAAAATTCCTTGCTGCAGTTAACCAGCGACAACGGTTCCAGCTCTCGCACCACATCTCCGATGCGAATCGTGGACGCATCGCGGCCCAGCCGGATGCCGCCGTTTTTGCCACGCACTGCCATGACCAGCCCGGCGCGGCTCAGCTGATTAATGATCTTCACCATATGGTTACGTGAAACGCCATACACTTCAGTTACTTCTGAGATGCTGGTCATTTTGCCCTCCGGCAATGACGCCATATAAATCAGCGCCCTCAAACCATAATCTGTAAAACTTGTTAACTGCACAGAGACCTCTGGGTACCTTGCCGGACAGTCAGGCGACCGCCCCGAAAAACGCGGGCTGGAACCGGGATGGCGCTCGTTAGCCCTGGTTCGTGCCCGTCATGTTCATTTTTTATCAGCAGATGATAAACCAGTGATCAACGCCGGGCGAATTTATTTAGCGCTAACCGATCCTTTCCAAAGTGGAATTCCCCGAGTCCATGCATTTCCATTCACAAAAGATAAGAGAATCGTGCTTCCTAACATGCTGTTTCATCTGTTATGTTCTGAACAAAAATAACCCTACAACACCTTAACGTACGGCGAGCCCGGAATAGGCTCTGTCAGTGGTTTTTTGCTCTGCACACACTAGGAAATGAACCATGCGTTTGAAAAATCTCTCCATCCGCACCGGTCTGCTGAC from Dickeya fangzhongdai encodes the following:
- the fklB gene encoding FKBP-type peptidyl-prolyl cis-trans isomerase; the protein is MTTPSYDSVEAQASYGIGLQIGQQLQESGLEGLIPDALVAGLCDALEGKAPVVPVDVVHRALREVHERADAVRRERQREQAAEGQRFLEANAGKDGVSSTETGLQFRVLTQGEGAIPARQDRVRVHYTGRLIDGTVFDSSVQRGQPAEFPVSGVIPGWIEALTLMPVGSKWELYIPQNLAYGERGAGASIPPFSTLIFEVELLEIL
- a CDS encoding LysM-like peptidoglycan-binding domain-containing protein yields the protein MGRIAPRRKQSTWNHLTLWQSCQNWLAQWRRRKEIPGEPEESADETETVTPDPAPRRRHRRQQPWLRTLWHLPDDFSWMEPLPYFHRRCILILLCLLLLVLLWPVSPPAPAPSRQVDVPLSSQTAPIQAQLVAPAATASQTPRPATSGATWQSYQIASGQTLAQLFRDNNLPVNDVFAMAQVEGQSKPLSNLRTGQKVQLQLNTQGMVSQLEIDTPDGQQVQFVRQQDGSFIRVR
- a CDS encoding DUF488 domain-containing protein; amino-acid sequence: MSELVQLMRVYDAQPPFSSPTFLVDRLWPRGIAKIRLPDVVWLKDVAPSHELRRWYHANPVEWETFVGMYRAELSQHTAWQPLAALLRQSQPITLLYGSRDTERNHAVVLRDFLIEQAALSERE
- the rplI gene encoding 50S ribosomal protein L9, whose protein sequence is MQVILLDKVANLGSLGDQVNVKAGYARNFLVPQGKAVPATKKNVEFFEARRAELEAKLADVLAAAEARAEKVNALASVTIASKAGDEGKLFGSIGTRDIADAVTAAGVDVAKSEVRLPNGVLRTLGEHEVSFQLHSDVFAKLNVVVVAE
- the rpsR gene encoding 30S ribosomal protein S18; the protein is MARYFRRRKFCRFTAEGVQEIDYKDIATLKNYITESGKIVPSRITGTRAKYQRQLARAIKRARYLSLLPYTDRHQ
- the priB gene encoding primosomal replication protein N; this encodes MVTVNRLELSGTVCKTPIRKVSPSGIPHCQFVLEHRSVQEEAGLSRQAWCRMPVIVSGHPSQAFTHSITVGMQLRVQGFISCHQGRNGLSKVVLHAEQIELIDSGD
- the rpsF gene encoding 30S ribosomal protein S6, whose amino-acid sequence is MRHYEIVFMVHPDQSEQVPGMIERYTGAITAAEGKIHRLEDWGRRQLAYPINKLHKAHYVLLNVEAPQEVIDELETNFRFNDAVIRSMVMRVKHAVTEASPMVKAKDERRERRDEYAEADDDAEVGDSEE
- the yjfP gene encoding esterase yields the protein MVEMGSENVSGIEVLHAFPSGSRTRPLPTIFFFHGYTSSKEVYAYFAYALAKAGFRVIAPDALMHGARFDGDEARRWRCFWDIFLNNVSELPLHLDWCREQGLIDGDRVGICGASMGGMTALAAMTQYPWLRAVACFMGSGYFSSLSQTLFPPVAPEEPGAQAQLQALADRVAPFDVRHQLDKVSDRPLLLWHGLADELVPAQESERLYRELTARQSHQHLTYLTEAGIGHKITPTALQAGADFFSRSL
- a CDS encoding methyl-accepting chemotaxis protein; translated protein: MQLAFRRWSLGVKLSVIASLSVAVLFIAFSLSLTRSAGEKLESLTMHDMESQVTGITDMIAMYDTSLQASVDSYTNLFASFLPSRFTVDNQARLPISGTTAPTLKSGDTVLNMNTAVTDDFLNRTGAISTIFVRDGDDFVRITTSLKKEDGSRAIGTKLDRASPAFAPVSGNKSFSGLAVLFGKQYITQYKPVTDASGSVIAILFVGIDISKEFAQMQKRILDKRIGDTGHFIVLSKAGATAGTYLVHPSLAGQKPDWSGDALQQVLKNDGGRLEYADNSLSGDDRTQVMVYRSVPQWKWVVIGTISKASLLAEINTIRNLFLGGGIALVVLFAVFFVYLTRRWLSRPLEEVVKVAEQFAAGNLQATLTTDSQDEVGRLVDAINGMGHGLTRLVSQVRDAAEEIAAGTDALAEDSGNISEQISRQASSVEETSATMEQLSSTVKQNADNVSAAKGLAAESASAAQNGSITVTDSVETMSEIKRSSQKIADITTTIQSIAFQTNILALNAAVEASRAGEHGKGFAVVAAEVRSLAQRSSSAVKEIEALIAESLHQIETGYRFSEKTRSVMDDLLHRIQQVSTIVNDIDIASREQSLGIEQVNVAINQIGQAINQNASLVQNSESTAQGLREKGHHLSDVVSVFRIHS
- the bsmA gene encoding biofilm peroxide resistance protein BsmA, encoding MTRPSWLFSVTPLNRVLLSTLLSMLISGCTLLAGKPVPPPPPAEQAAEISREQSYLLEKTGSVSVDVRGSLDDAVREIQRQANARGMPYYRVVSLTENEHVRRDSWHGYAIFYRPPAAARP
- the rlmB gene encoding 23S rRNA (guanosine(2251)-2'-O)-methyltransferase RlmB translates to MSEIIYGIHAVKALLEQDPQRFLEVFTLKGREDRRLQPLIAELEASGITVQVANRQWLDDKVEGAVHQGIVARVKEGRQYQENDLPGLLASLDTPFLLVLDGVTDPHNLGACLRSADAAGVHAVIVPRDRSAQLNATAKKVACGAAETVPLIRVTNLARTLRFLQEQNVWIVGTAGEADHTLYQSKLTGPLALVMGAEGEGMRRLTREHCDELISIPMAGSVSSLNVSVATGICLFEAVRQRSA
- the rnr gene encoding ribonuclease R translates to MSQDPFLEREAEKYEFPIPSREYILEHLAKRDTPISREELAADLQLTNDEQLEALRRRLRAMERDGQLVFTRRQCYALPEKLDLLRGTVLGHRDGYGFLRVEGRKDDLYLSAEQMKTVIHGDVVLAQPLGEDRRGRREGRIVRILEPRTSQIVGRYFTEAGTGFVVPDDSRLSFDILIPPEFIAGARMGSVVVVELTQRATRRTKAIGKIVEILGDNMGTGLAVDIALRTHEIPHSWPPKVEEQVGDLTDEVPENAKKGRVDLRSLPLVTIDGEDARDFDDAVYCEKKRGGGWRLWVAIADVSYYVRPGTALDHEARARGTSVYFPSQVVPMLPEVLSNGLCSLNPQVDRLCMVCEMTVSTQGKLSGYKFYEAVMSSHARLTYTKVWSILQGDEALREHYQPLVAPLEELHRMYKVLEHAREVRGGIAFETEEAKFIFNAERRIERVEAVVRNDAHKLIEECMILANISAAKFVEKSEEPALFRVHDQPSEDHVLALRSVLGELGLTLKGGMKPQPKDYAELMDSIADRPDHEMLQTMLLRSMKQAVYDPENRGHFGLALTSYAHFTSPIRRYPDLSLHRAIKYLLSDRKARWTHSGGWHSDFNEMLQLGEHCSMTERRADEATRDVADWLKCDFMQDHVGEAFTGIISSVTGFGFFVRLNDLFIDGLVHVSTLDNDYYRYDNVGQRLIGESRGQTYRLGDEVQIRVEAVHMDERKIDFALVSSTRKVRGEGKTARDRAKKGGEADAKPPRRRRTGQRANFEPDSAFRSDGDGKRQPAGKGKDKDKAKTGGRKKTAKSQKNAEKTRKIAAATRAKRASKKKAPAE
- the nsrR gene encoding nitric oxide-sensing transcriptional repressor NsrR; its protein translation is MQLTSFTDYGLRALIYMASLPEGKMTSISEVTEVYGVSRNHMVKIINQLSRAGLVMAVRGKNGGIRLGRDASTIRIGDVVRELEPLSLVNCSKEFCHITSACRLKQVLQQAVQNFLKELDNYTLADMVEENPPLYKLLLVE